GATTCTTAGGTGTCTCCGACAAAATATAGGGGATCCCTTGGGTCCTTGTGCCAGATCGGCACATGCACTGGAATCATTGTATCACTCTTTTTTGGAACTTTATCAGATTATGATCCCAATTGGTAAGGCTTCAACTTCTTTTTTTTCCACTTTGCTTGTGATATGAAATTTATTGTTGCCTGTATTCTCTATCTAGAAACTACAACCACTATACTTATATCCTGTCTGTATATGTTTTCACTGATCTATACTTCATTTGAAGTTTCAATTTAGCCAGTAGTTGTGACAAACTGATGCAAATTCCTTTTTAGTTTTTACTCTTGATTTGGAATCTGTTATAACTATCACAAATATGAGTAATCTCGTACGTGTCTCACAATTCAGATGAATTTTGCATTTCTGTAAGGATGTAAAGATCTGTTAAATTATTGATACACAccgacacacacacacacaaaatatatACGCCGGCACACAATATATAGGGAGTCGGTTAGTAACACACAGAAGATAGGAAAATTTTAGCAGCCAACCGGCCCAACCCATCCTCAGTCATATTTAGGTTTGCAACGCTTAAAAATGTAGCAAGATGAAGGTGGTGTGCTTCTGATTGCTGAATAGAGAAGGGAAATAAATAGAAAAGTGGCGAATGCTAGAAAAATGAAGTAAACACAAAACTACTAAGTCTTCAAGTTTTAGGTCTATGGATGAAGTTTGGGATTTAGGTTTAAGTTTGAGGATATGTATAGGCCTGTATATCAGAAGCATGTGAAAGGAGTCTTTGGGTTGAGCAATATTTCATGTGTGCACGCTTTTGCACAGTTGAAGGACACAGGACTTCATATAGATGGGCAAAAAATTTTTTGTGCATGCTTACCTTATATCTGTGGTTATCTatgctagaaaaattctaagTAAGAATAGAAGTGTTATGATAAGTTGATAACTACTCTCTTTGCATTATGTTAACCTGCATAGATACTCTTATTTTTACTTCTAATTCAATATTGTCAGTGTTAAACTTTAACTTAATAGCTTAATTACAATACTCTATAAGTAATATATGTTGTTTGACAAACATTTATTCTATGTGAATTCTCAGTGCATTTAGATCTTCAGGTGGAGGACGATACTCTACATCTCAAGTCTCCCTGGTTTTGCATTAGCAATTGGGATGCAGTTTTCTGTAGAAAGCCCCCGCTGGTTGTGTAAAGTACGACAACCTTAGACTTTTTAAACTCTACTTTCTTGCTTGTATTAGAATTTTACTGTAGGCAGGACGACTTGATGATGCACGACGAGTTATTAGAAACCTCTGGGGATTATCTAAAGTCGAAAAGGCCATGGAAGAATTTCAGTCAGTCATGAAGACAGATGGTGGTGATCTGCAAAGCAGATGGTCTGAACTCCTAGAAGAGCCAAACTCGAAAGGTTGGACCACTGTGGTTTTTTTATGAAGCATAAATAATCTTTACCTTTTGTATCTTCTTGTATTATTATTGTTGCCAGTACTATTTATTTACACACACGTTTGTTGAAATCTTTCGAAGAGATAGTTTGGCTACATCTCTTTTTGTAATATCTATGCTAACTTGCTGCATATTTCATATATTGCAGTTGCATTCATTGGAGGTGCTCTTTTCTCACTTCAGCAGTTCGCTGGCATAAATGGAGTTCTTTATTTTTCATCTTTGACTTTTCATGATGTTGGAATTACAAGCAGTGCTTTAGCAAGTCTGTGTGTTGGAGTGACCAACTTCGCAGGTTTACAATCTACTACTCCTTGTTATTAGAGATGCCTTGAAAATCGATGAATTTTAGTAGATTTTAAGGATAATTTTGATCTATGAGTAAGATCCTCGACTTGAGATTAGCAGATGTGTAGATAGTTCTGTAGCGACAAAACTCTATCCACTTATAGTAAGTTATGACAAGGAAGTCCATGATATATATCTATCAACTCCGTATCTATATAATTTAGCAAAATGAAAAAAATAATCAGTATCTTTATATCAAAACAGacaaaaggaaaaaaaaagaatcTGTTAAAATGGGGTAGAAAATGCTTATATAAAATCTAGCTTCTTCGATTTTGACATACTCATCACAAATGACTGGCTTTGTTGTAGGAGCACTTGGCGCTTTATACTTAATTGACAGACAAGGGAGGCAGAGGCTCCTAATAGGAAGTTACTTGGGAATGGTATGTGACAATGAGAAATTTATTTACAAGAGATTGAGATGCATcattaatttaaatatataattttggTATTACACTGCAAGAAAGTGGGTAAGTTGGAGCTTGTTTATTTTAAGACTCATTTTGTTCTTTAGGATTCAATGCGTAAAGTTCTCGCTGCGGGAGAAAAGATCCTGAACTTTGTTGTCTGATATTAACTTAACCATTGAACCGGTCTTTATGCAGGCAGTATCAATGTTTCTCGTGGTCTATGCAATTAGCATTCCAATGGACGAGGTGCTGAGTCACAACTTATCAATACTGGGAACACTGATGTAAACTTTCTCCATTCTCCAAAGTCATGGTTTATAATATCATATTGCCATTATATCATTCATTTTCCTTGTTTAGGTACATATTCACCTTTGCCATTGGAGCTGGTCCAGCAACTGGTCTTATTATACCAGAGCTTAGCAGTAGCAGAACGCGTGGGAAGATCATGAGCTTCAGTTTCTCAGTTCACTGGGTATGCCTCATTTTTCTGCAAGTCAATTTGATAGACAGAATCACTGCAAGAAGTATGAACTATCCATTGTGATATATAATACTTGAGCAATCAATTTTGTATTGAGGGGGCCTGTTGGATGTGTTTGCTGACAATAATTAGTTTAACTATTCAAGTATGTAAATTAGAGATTTAAAGTATTATTCTGTCACTGTCTAGCATTTTTGTTCCTTCCATAATGAATAAACAAATAGTAATCCACACCTGCTAGTATTACTAAGCGGGATTGAGAAATGCAACAAATGGGTTAGTAGGTGGTGTCTTGTGCATCACAGGTCTAATAAGCTTATACACAAACATATTGCGTGATAGTATATGTTGTTAAAGCTCTTATGGCATCTACCTCTTTGGTACATAATTGTAAGTTTGCTTTCTTTGTCTTGAAAATGCAGGTCTGTAACTTTCTCGTTGGTCTCTTTTTTCTTGAGTTGGTGAAAAAATTTGGCGTTGCCTCAGTTTATGCAAGCTTTGGCAGTGTCTCGTTGTTGGCAGCAGCGTTCTCTTGTAAATATGTTGTTGAAACTAAAGGGCGATCTCTTGAGGAAATTGAGATGTCGCTGAATCTAAATTTCCCACCAAAAGGAAAGTGAGCAATTCAAGTTTTGCTGTGATGACATTCACACCTAAAATCACCCACATTTGATCATTAATTAGATACCTATTCTAGTTTTGATGTGATGGCATCTGGAATGAAATGAACTTGCATTTGAAAATGTAACGTATTCGATTAGATGCCTGTTGAGTAATTCATGATTTTGTAGTCCAGATTGAGTCAGGCCAGTGTATACAAGTTAAGAAGTTGCAAGTTCAATTGTTTAGGGACTAACAATTTTAAAGGcatttttagaatttttagaatAATATGTTCTTCCTGTAAATGCATATTGCAAAAATTGTGTATCCAGTTTATGCAAAGGAAAAATACCCCATGTGTTATACCTGTTGAAAATGAATCAGGCAATACTATTTTTTTTCGCTACTTATTGTAACCAAAAatatttagataattatcaaatatATCACTTATTCCACTCCATCACTGAATTTTTTTTGATATCTATTGAGTCACAAATGTTCTCATGTTCTAATCTTACCAACAACATacatttaaattattatttataaataaaatatcatcaatcatatactatttatactatttgaatttaacttgaaattatatacaatgaaactataattatataaccattatttagtatttaattatatatataaaattttaataaaaatatataaaatagaaataaaaatatataaacattAACTACGACCCGTGCATCTGTAAGCTAATTTTATTAATATTAGACTACAACCTTTTTTTTCATTTACCTGAAAGATAAGCTACCCGCAAGTGTTGACTCGGTTGATTAAATAGGTGATAACTATCCTCGAATCCCAAATCTCACGGGAGGGGAATTTATGCCTGCTGAGTCAGAACCTAACACTTAAATGCGGTTTAACTTGACCCGTAGAATTTACCCAGTACGCACCCAAAGGGTAGCGATtacgggttacctacgataaaaagGAAGAAGATAAAGTTGTATTTAGTTGcaaaatcttatttttaaaatttattataaaaacataatttgCAAGtgataaaaaattatattttttaaaaaaccTCAATTTTAAATAAATACTCTCTCCGTTTTATTGGATTCTTTACATTGAGAATAGGAGATCGGCGAGCATTTTAAGCCTCCCATAAAACATGGTTCCGTGAATAATTTTAATTTTCTtgcaaattaaaatataatatttaaacttttatatacaaaaaattctataaataaattataaaactatatcttataatctatactatactatattataatagacgaaacattaaaagtttggtagtcggtcggtcggtacttaCTGAAATTACTTAAATACCCTTATTTAactattctaattctaattattgggtcaGTCAATtataattctaattgatattaaagtcaattTCCTCTATcgttttaccaatttcaattattttatatcgaactatgtatcattataatttatattaaatttatattttaattcatatcgagtttaatattattctaatttgttactacgggataaattaaatttaagcaaactaaatataattattaatatttagttgatatatcatgtgaatcgggctaagataaaataataataatatccaTCCTCctaaaaaatttatattaatgaacttggataaacaaaataatatattttatttatacaggataaaaaatacattatataattgattcagaccaaaacaaaactaaaataaaaatacaattataccaacaaaaataaaatcacatataataattatttagtctaaaataaaattatcttattgatttgtatttaaaaagtaaaataaaattaaacttaaaataattagtttgatttggtcggtgtTTTGGGCatcaggctaaaataaaataatgtaagcactgatccgagataaatcaaattaatattagactagatttaattcgtatcctattgatacgaactaaaaaatcaaattttaattaaaacataaatatttttttaatatacaCTTAACATTATCAATAAAACTCTATTGTTCAATTAATAATATTGTCTTTTTCATATatatcttttatagaattataattaatcgattaagtaatcaccatgctaaaataatatttttaaggtCCGAACATTATGGAGATATTATATTTTAACCTCAATAAAAACTAATTTCGTTATAATAACATTTTCTCATGATCaatgctatcactttaaataagtttaaatattctaaaaaatctactaatataattattatgaaatcatttcatttaaaatcttgaaccaaattaagaattgaattcaattttttttaaaaaaattatataatattaaaaaatatctgtGTGATCAGGTGAAAGTCCTTTTTACTCATATTTGGACCCGACCATACTGAAATACTCAGAGGCGGGGAACATAGCCCTAAATGCCCACGGGATAAGCCTTAATTAACGGCGTATCGTCCTTTCACGCCAAGAGAGACACCAACGTAGGACTCCAAGTGTATCAGTTTGCAAAGATGCGCCTTTTCCTGGACAACCAGCTGGTACGCCTATAAGCACAAGTATCGGTCTGATGCACCAGTATGTAAGTAGTGTCTCGTTGACACGTCAGAGTAAAAGAAGACCCTGCAAATACTAAATAGAGATACACTATTTGTATAGATACGCCAGCATAAGGTGCAAAAAGAGCGAAATACGCCTATTACTCAAGTGTTTTGGTGGGATACGCTGCAAACTGAAGAGATCCACCAGATACGTCAAGATAGAAAAGAAAAAGTTGGCACATAAGAACTTCCTTGAATACGCCAATTTTCGTAGTGTGACACCTGATACGGCTCAGCCTGGATATTTCTCTGTTTGATAGCACTTGATTATAATTTGATATACATAATTACTctactataataaccggaatgagtTATAATTTATAATTTGATTGACCCAtcattttggttatccctttACATCACGACCGTTagatcttcttcatcaaataatcagagccGTTAGATCCACATACTAAAATAATACCTCCACAAGTTCTTAGATTCGAATtcgtcaacaacaaatatttatattattatttataaaaatacatataagttCTCAGATTCGAATTCCGTTAACAACAAACatgtatattatttataaagatacatataagttttcGGATTCGAATCTCACTCAcaacaacaaacatttacattattatttatgaataagatctcATCAATCATATATTCCCTCCGACtcaatttatctgtcttgtttgacttttgatggttaaattgactcaactttgaccgtaaataaaaatttattttttcattattttgaaaaactgaaaaatacatattaaagtagattaaaatactttctaatgatataatttttataaatatttttgataaCGTACTATGTGAAATTTTTGGTCAAACTTCGGTCA
The sequence above is drawn from the Apium graveolens cultivar Ventura chromosome 2, ASM990537v1, whole genome shotgun sequence genome and encodes:
- the LOC141707011 gene encoding putative plastidic glucose transporter 1; its protein translation is MKLTVVLNPPAITTKYNHINSNSSKYSTLLHINTTSRTIYPPFYFLCSSSTKLTICAAKKKHQQHVSEAITEKLDAENKYLQDKKAGEEIDELGWLPCFPHVLTASMSNFLFGYHIGVMNGPIVTIAQELGFEGNTILEGLVVSIFIAGAFLGGITSSSLVDKLGCRRTLQLATIPLIIGAILSAQSQGLNELLFGRFLVGLGIGVNTVLVAIYISEVSPTKYRGSLGSLCQIGTCTGIIVSLFFGTLSDYDPNWWRTILYISSLPGFALAIGMQFSVESPRWLCKAGRLDDARRVIRNLWGLSKVEKAMEEFQSVMKTDGGDLQSRWSELLEEPNSKVAFIGGALFSLQQFAGINGVLYFSSLTFHDVGITSSALASLCVGVTNFAGALGALYLIDRQGRQRLLIGSYLGMAVSMFLVVYAISIPMDEVLSHNLSILGTLMYIFTFAIGAGPATGLIIPELSSSRTRGKIMSFSFSVHWVCNFLVGLFFLELVKKFGVASVYASFGSVSLLAAAFSCKYVVETKGRSLEEIEMSLNLNFPPKGK